The Dehalogenimonas lykanthroporepellens BL-DC-9 genome includes a window with the following:
- a CDS encoding conserved hypothetical protein (KEGG: dev:DhcVS_1042 hypothetical protein), translating into MIVFLIALGLGIVAVLALSWQIPEPGTMRQPRTGDFLPAGSPLDLPQEIREDALATAGAAHRHDRQKQLRLAADMLATYREVKDTDIFILFNSGGYGWSNLDKSPGYATIMDAIEDILGKKGFRVKVLSYQRAYRGWRDYVGEILNAGAKSIAKPKELALRLSFLLRHLPDLQIVLTSESNGTVMSNQVMRLLPEEPRLFSIEFGPPFWYQTFLNDRILNMRSNGRVPDAFSYGHWRRAIAANIGAAFGRSEQAPGKVLLYIGAPGHDYNWHDYPLIQERIRLFLDRHFPGSSA; encoded by the coding sequence GTGATAGTATTTTTGATTGCGCTGGGGCTGGGTATCGTGGCGGTACTGGCGTTGAGCTGGCAGATTCCGGAACCCGGGACGATGCGTCAACCCAGAACCGGTGATTTTCTGCCGGCCGGTTCGCCGCTGGATCTGCCCCAGGAAATCCGGGAAGACGCGCTGGCAACAGCAGGCGCGGCCCATCGGCATGACCGCCAGAAGCAATTGCGGCTGGCCGCCGATATGCTGGCTACCTACCGGGAAGTCAAGGACACCGATATTTTCATCCTGTTCAATTCCGGCGGTTATGGCTGGTCCAATCTTGATAAGTCTCCCGGATACGCTACCATCATGGATGCAATAGAAGACATTTTGGGGAAGAAGGGTTTCCGGGTCAAGGTACTCAGTTACCAGCGGGCCTATCGGGGCTGGCGGGATTACGTCGGGGAAATACTCAATGCCGGAGCAAAAAGCATCGCTAAGCCCAAAGAGCTGGCGCTTCGGCTGAGTTTCCTGCTCCGGCATCTGCCGGATCTCCAGATTGTGCTGACATCGGAAAGCAACGGCACGGTAATGTCGAATCAGGTGATGCGTCTCCTGCCCGAAGAACCGCGGCTTTTCAGTATCGAGTTCGGGCCGCCGTTCTGGTACCAAACCTTTCTCAACGACCGGATACTGAACATGAGGTCTAACGGGCGGGTACCGGATGCTTTCAGCTACGGCCACTGGCGACGCGCCATTGCCGCCAATATCGGGGCCGCTTTTGGTCGGAGCGAGCAGGCGCCCGGCAAGGTTCTGCTGTACATCGGCGCTCCGGGGCACGATTACAACTGGCATGATTACCCGCTTATTCAGGAGCGAATTCGCCTCTTTCTGGACAGGCATTTTCCCGGCTCTTCAGCCTGA